CGAGATCGACTTGGATGACGGCGTTGATGTGAACTACGCGAAGTTCGAAGGCTTACTTGCAAAACGAGGCTAATAACTGGGTAGAATGGGGATATGCCAATCATCTTGATGGTGTATCCCTAAACGCCTGTAGTTTGGGAAAAGGGTGTTTAACTTGAATTTGGATGATATCGTAAGCACGCTGAATGCAACCTTCCAGCAACCGTTGCAGGATGGGGAACAACGCAAGATTATCTTTTGGCTGGACAAGGATAGAGAGTTTATTGAGGACATCAATGAGCTTTCCCTGGTCAACGCCAAAATTCACATATTGACTGATACCAATGGCTTTTATACGAAATACATGCTTGAAGAAGAGGACACAACGTCTCACTATCTGATCTACTCAAATCTGGACATGAACCATGAGGACAACTGGCTCATGGATACGTTCTTATATTCTCAGGCGTTTCACGCAGACAGGATCTCGTTGCTGATGGATGAGTGCAACATTGATCCCAGTCTGCGAAATGTGGTCAAGAAGTACGAGAAGTTCTTCGGAAGCAAAGAGCGAACGCGACGATTGAAAGCATTTGATATGCACATTACTTCGCAGGAAGCCCTGGAACTGGGGATGATGAGCACAATCTGTGGCTTGAAGTCCCCTGATTTCGAGGATGTTCTAAAGGCTGTCCTGATGGATAGCCTGGATGACAACGATAACAAGTACCTGGAACAGTTTGAGAAGTTCTTTGACCTCTCCGTGTTCTGGAGATATGTGTCTGACCGTTATGGATATGAACAAAGTAGCCCATCGCTAAAGACATTGTTCATTCACCTGACCGTATCCGCACTCAGTCACGCTATTGATGAGAGGCATCTTTCGCAGGTGAAACACTACATCGCCACGAGGAACAGGTCGAACGCGATGGTGTTCATCGACCATTGGATGAACCACAAGACGGATTATGCCGCGTATGACGACCTCGCAGATATTGCTGAGCGCGAAATCAAACTCGCTGATATTGTGCGACAGTTGGACGTTCAAAACTTTAAGACGGCGGATACTTTCGAGTATTTTGATAGAGCTATCATCACATTTATCGCTAACAGTCTGGATGCAAGCTTGGAGGACTACGCGGAGTACATCAAGCTCATCAATCTTAGGCGCACCAAGCACTTCTTTGAGCGGTATCGTTTCATCTATGAGGCTCTGTTTTACACCGTGAAGATGTTTGAGTTCCATAAACAGCATCATTCTGGAATTCCGCAGGTGCAGGCACTCGATATGTTCCGAGCTTACGTCAGTGACTATTACAAGATGGACATGTACTACCGTAAGTTCTATGTCGCCTATGATAATGAGCCAGACAGCGAGATCCTGAAGAAGCTACGGATGATGGTCGAAAACCTCTATACCAACTGGTTCATAGGGGAACTGAGTGCCCATTGGTCTTCTGCCGTGGATAGCGAGATGAAAGCAAACTGGTCGCTTCCAGGCGTGCAGAGTCAGAACGACTTCTACCGAAACTTTGTTGGACCGAAGATTCGTCAGGGTGATCGCGTGTTTGTCGTGATTTCCGATGCATTTCGCTACGAAGTCGCAGTGGAATTGGCGGAAAGACTCAATACTGAGACGATAGGCACTTGCGATATCCAACCGTTGTTAGGTGTCATTCCCTCAGTCACCAAGTTGGGAATGGCTTCATTGCTCCCACATAAGACGCTTGAGATTGACCTTAGTGGCAGGGTGCTGGTTGACGGGAAACCCTCCAGCGGTCTGGACAATCGGAACGACATCCTACAGGGAACCGTGGCGGACAGTGTTGCTGTCCATTTCCGAGATCTGCTCTCCATGAATAAGGCAGGACGGAGGGAGTATTTCAAAGGGAAAAAGCTGATCTATATTTACCACGACAGCATTGACGCGACTGGGGATAAAGCATCAACGGAAATCAACACATTCAAAGCGGCAGAGGATGCCATAGAGGAAATCTACGGCATCATAAAGATCATTCGGGATGATCTCAGTGCCACGAATATCTTCGTCACTGCTGACCACGGATTCGTGTATCAGCGCGATCCACTCGAAGAAAGCGATAAGATCGAAAAGGAAGGCATCGAGGCAATCGAGACAAAGCGAAGGTACTCGCTGGCGAAGGATTCAGGCGAGAGAAGTGGTCTGCTTGATATCAATATGGACTCGTTAATTGTGAATGAACATCACATGACGACGTATGTCCCCAAAGCGACGATTCGCTTTAAAATGCAGGGAGCTGGAGCCAACTTCGTGCATGGCGGAGCGAGCTTGCAGGAAATCGTTGTGCCCCTGATTCAGTTCAAGAATATGAGAAGTGGGCAGAAGCATAGTCGCGAAATCGTGAAGGTAGACGTGAAGCTCACGAATACCACCAGGAAGATCACCAACAGCTTGTTTAACCTGACGTTCTTTCAAACGGAAAGGGTTGAGGACAAAAGGGTTCCACGTACCGTAAAAATTTACATGGTGGACGAAAACGAAGCGGTCATCAGCAATGAGGAAACGCTGATTTGTGACCGAACAACCGATAAGCCTGAAGAACGGACGTTTAAGGTACAGTTCGCGTTGAAACAGATTCCATATGACAAAACGAAAAACTACTATCTCATCATCAAGGATACTGAGACCAATGTTGTCGTGGAACAGATTCCGTTTACGATCAACCTCGGCATCGTTAGTGATTTCGACTTTTAAGGAGGGCGGGCATCATGGAGCTAAATGACGAACGCTCTTTGGACTTAGATCAAAAACTGAACACGGTCTTTGCGGGTCGAGTCGTGCGGAAAGACCTCACCAGCATGATTAAGCAGGGAGCCAATGTGCCCGTCTATGTATTGGAGTACCTGCTTGGCATGTACGCGGCGACAAATGATGAGGAGAGCATTCGCGAGGGAGTGGATCGCGTCAAGAAGATCCTTGCAGAGAACTTCGTCAGACCTGATGAGGCAGAAAAGATCAAGTCAAGAATTCGCGAGATCGGACAATATTCCATCATCGACAAAGTGACCG
Above is a genomic segment from Alicyclobacillus acidoterrestris containing:
- the pglZ gene encoding BREX-1 system phosphatase PglZ type A: MFNLNLDDIVSTLNATFQQPLQDGEQRKIIFWLDKDREFIEDINELSLVNAKIHILTDTNGFYTKYMLEEEDTTSHYLIYSNLDMNHEDNWLMDTFLYSQAFHADRISLLMDECNIDPSLRNVVKKYEKFFGSKERTRRLKAFDMHITSQEALELGMMSTICGLKSPDFEDVLKAVLMDSLDDNDNKYLEQFEKFFDLSVFWRYVSDRYGYEQSSPSLKTLFIHLTVSALSHAIDERHLSQVKHYIATRNRSNAMVFIDHWMNHKTDYAAYDDLADIAEREIKLADIVRQLDVQNFKTADTFEYFDRAIITFIANSLDASLEDYAEYIKLINLRRTKHFFERYRFIYEALFYTVKMFEFHKQHHSGIPQVQALDMFRAYVSDYYKMDMYYRKFYVAYDNEPDSEILKKLRMMVENLYTNWFIGELSAHWSSAVDSEMKANWSLPGVQSQNDFYRNFVGPKIRQGDRVFVVISDAFRYEVAVELAERLNTETIGTCDIQPLLGVIPSVTKLGMASLLPHKTLEIDLSGRVLVDGKPSSGLDNRNDILQGTVADSVAVHFRDLLSMNKAGRREYFKGKKLIYIYHDSIDATGDKASTEINTFKAAEDAIEEIYGIIKIIRDDLSATNIFVTADHGFVYQRDPLEESDKIEKEGIEAIETKRRYSLAKDSGERSGLLDINMDSLIVNEHHMTTYVPKATIRFKMQGAGANFVHGGASLQEIVVPLIQFKNMRSGQKHSREIVKVDVKLTNTTRKITNSLFNLTFFQTERVEDKRVPRTVKIYMVDENEAVISNEETLICDRTTDKPEERTFKVQFALKQIPYDKTKNYYLIIKDTETNVVVEQIPFTINLGIVSDFDF